The genomic segment GTCCGACTTTGAATTCGACTCGATCCTTGCACCGTATGCCGCCCTTCTCCCATCGCCCCAACCAGACGTCATGATTCCTTCCAGGGACCAACTTTTATCGTCTCAAGGCCACTCTGCACATCCGAAAAAGGACATGTTTGCCGGGCTGTACTGATGATGCATTGCGTCTTTTTTTATTATATATAGTGCTATTTTTTATTATATAGTGCTGCTACTTGTTTACATTAAAAATACTCAACAGTGCGAAACAGCCATACAACAGTCCGATCGGGTACGCTACGAGTAAGCGCTGGTGATCCATTCTGAGGACGGCGACGAAAATGGCACTGGCGGCGTGTGTGCACCAGGCGATActgatggtggagaggaggtaGCCCAGGGGCCGGTCGATGCCGACGCCCATGCCGATGCCGCCGAGGCCGACCATGGGTAAGAGGCAGTAGCCGAGGACGGAGGCTGTGCGGTAGGCGTCTATACCTGTTTCGGACATGAGGTTGAGTAAGAGGTAGATGGCGGTGGTGCCGAGGAGGCCGACGCCGTAGATGTATGAGAATTGGGGTTTCCCAGACTAATCACAtttttgttgttgaacGGCGGTTCAGCAGGCAAGGACGCGGATGGCGACTTACGAGTAAAAGGAAGAATGCGAATGCAAAGCAGAATACAAACGGTCCAGCGAGATCTGCATCGTCCATGATATGCGAGTCGACTCTGGAGGCAGGGTTGAGGACGGCGAGCGATTTCTGGAGGATATGTGACGGGTTTATGCCGAGTTCTGGAAAAGTAAGCGGGTCATCGAGAGTGTATGGACGCACCTTGCATCAGACTGGGTTCGCCGTCAAAGCCTCTGGTCCCGAATGCCTCCCACCATCTGCCTGAGCCGAGGATGTTGCCCGAGCCGAGAATGTTGCCTGAGCCGGAGATGTTGCCCGAGCCAGAGAGGATGTTGCCCATGCCAATGGTGGACTGTGGGCGTGGGTCATAATGCTGGCCGGCGTAGAACTGGAGATTATCCGAGTCCGAGTATGGCTGTGCGAATATGCCGGACATGGTGTATGCATGCATGGAGTGGTGgaatgaggagatgggcgATGAGCATGGAAGTGTGCCACACTCGGTGAAATGCGGGAATAGCGGTATTCCCCCTGCACTCTCCGTGTGCGTCTATACGTCTTGACTCTAAATATCTCGTCTCCCCAGTTgtcccccccccccctccccccctcccccccaGCCATGCCCGCGTCCCGTATCCTCTCCCGCGCCATCGCCCGCCCCCCCGTGCCCAAGATCCTCAAGCCAGTCAgtctccccctccccctccccccccaAATACACGCAATGTTATTGGTCGCTGACGAGTAGAAAAAAAACACAGTCGCTGGCGAGGAATCTTGCCGCCGTGCACCCAgtcaccaccaccaccagcgCAGATCCCGTAACAAGGACATCCACTCTCTCAAACGGACTCAGCATCTCCACAGAGACAATCCCGGGTGCGTCCACTTCTACAGTCGGACTCTGGATCGACGCCGGATCTAGGGCAGACGCTCCCAACGCCAGCGGCACTGCCCACTTTCTCGAGGTGAGTCGCAGTGTACGTCAACCGTTTCATGGCCTGACGCGGTACAGCACCTTGCGTTCAAGGGAACCAAGTCGCGATCACAGACACAGCTCGAGCTCGAGGTCGAAAACCTCGGCGCCCACCTGAACGCCTACACCTCGCGCGAGCAAACAGTCTACTACGCCAAGGCGTTCGACAAGGACGTGCCCCAGGCGGTCGATATTCTCTCCGACATTCTCCAAAACTCCAAGCTCGAAGAGTCGGCGATTGAGAGGGAGCGCGATGTCATTCTTAGggagcaggaagaggtCGAGAAGCAGTATGAGGAGGTTGTCTTTGACCACTTGCACTCTGTCGCTTTCCAGGGTGCGTCCCGTCTCGTCGCACGCGGTAACACTAACATTGTTTACAGGCTCTGCGCTTGGAAACACCATCCTCGGCCCCAAGGAACACATCAACTCGATCTCCAAGTCTGATCTCCAGTCCTACATTTCCAAAAACTACACTGCCGACCGGATGGCCTTGATCGGTGCCGGCTCCATCGAGCACGATGCGCTCGTCAAGCTCGCCGAAAAGCACTTTGCCTCCCTCCCCGTGTCCTCCAACCCCATCCCCCTCGGTGGCCAGTCCCACACCCCGGCCGAGTTTATCGGTTCCGAAGTCCGGATCCGAGACGACACGATGGACACCATCAACCTCGCCATCGCCGTCGAGGGTGTCGGATGGAAGTCTCCCGACTACTGGCCCATGCTCGTCATGCAGAGTATCTTTGGTAACTGGGATAGGTCCCTGGGCGCGAGCTCCTTGCTGAGCAGCAGGTTGTCCCATATCATCTCCAGCAACAACCTTGCCAACTCTTACATGTCCTTTTCGACTTCTTACTCTGACACCGGTCTCTGGGGTATCTATCTCGTTTCcgaaaacatcatgaacGTCGACGACCTTGCCCACTTTACCCTCAAAGAATGGACCCGCATGTCTACAAGTCCCACTATCGCCGAAGTCGAGCGTGCCAAGTCTCAGCTCAAGGCTTCCCTCTTGTTGGGTCTCGACGGTACCACCGCCATCGCCGAAGACGTAcgtctctttttcttttcgttTCGTTTCTCTTTTCTTACCTTGATGCAGATTGGCCGACAATTGATCACCACCGGCAAACGATACACCCCCCGCGAAATCGAGCGATACGTCGATGCCGTCACCCCTCAGGAAATTCAGCGTGTTGCCCA from the Cryptococcus decagattii chromosome 4, complete sequence genome contains:
- a CDS encoding mitochondrial-processing peptidase subunit beta; translated protein: MPASRILSRAIARPPVPKILKPSLARNLAAVHPVTTTTSADPVTRTSTLSNGLSISTETIPGASTSTVGLWIDAGSRADAPNASGTAHFLEHLAFKGTKSRSQTQLELEVENLGAHLNAYTSREQTVYYAKAFDKDVPQAVDILSDILQNSKLEESAIERERDVILREQEEVEKQYEEVVFDHLHSVAFQGSALGNTILGPKEHINSISKSDLQSYISKNYTADRMALIGAGSIEHDALVKLAEKHFASLPVSSNPIPLGGQSHTPAEFIGSEVRIRDDTMDTINLAIAVEGVGWKSPDYWPMLVMQSIFGNWDRSLGASSLLSSRLSHIISSNNLANSYMSFSTSYSDTGLWGIYLVSENIMNVDDLAHFTLKEWTRMSTSPTIAEVERAKSQLKASLLLGLDGTTAIAEDIGRQLITTGKRYTPREIERYVDAVTPQEIQRVAQKYLWDKDIAVAALGRTDGLFDYTRLRADMSSMIL